The Vigna angularis cultivar LongXiaoDou No.4 chromosome 9, ASM1680809v1, whole genome shotgun sequence DNA window AAGCAGTGAGTTTCGGAAAAAGAGGATCTGCAGAGTTATGGGAATAGCGGCGGCTATCGGAGTGTTGTCACCGTTTCCGTTCTATTACTGTCTCTGGAATTGGCCCCAATCATGGGTGGAGCTGTGTGGTAGAGGCAGAGACCCTTCTAATGTTATGGCTCACGTTGCTCATTTCTTGAAGCTCGTTCAGTTCATCTCCCTCTTTTCTGTCTCTTCATTTCATTGGCCTCCTCCATTATACTTTTGGCCCCTCTTTGCTTTTGGCCAATTCCTAAACTTCAGGTTTGCCTCTCTTTCATCTTATTCCcggctcttttttttttctgggtaTGTTGCAACTTTCTGGATCTTATACTGGGGTTTATCAAGTTGCTTCCTTTATTTTCCTATACTATTGGATGCTGAAATGAAGCATTTTTTTAACTGTGTTGTTTATTTGATAGTATGATAGTTCGATGATCTTTGTTGGCTTTTAGAAAAAAGAGTTTGTTTTAGGCCACCTTTGGATTAAAGTTGGAAAAGTACTTCTCGGAATTCCAGGAAAccaaaggaaagaaagaaaattttgtaCTTTCTTGAGTTAAAGCACTTTTGAATTGAACCCTCTAACTGCAATCAAACGTACGGTGATGAATTCCATACTTCTAAAGTTGTCAGTCTTCCACTTTTGCAGTGTTTAGTTTACTTTGTGTGTTTGtgcttaaaaaaataagaataaaatctGAAATTAGTTTGtctttaagttaaaattagtttatgaagAAACTCATTTTATGTTTCAACAAGATGTCCTTCTGGAAATCTCGTCCTAACAAATCTTGTATCATGCTGTGGTATGAAGTTGTGATGTCTCTGTTGGGGTGACTATAGCTTCGCAGAAACCAGAGATAAACATATTCTGTGGATAAGCATATCATGACTGCAAAAGGCATGTTTTCAATGCTAAGTCTCATCATGGAaactagaaaacaaaaaactcCTGTGTGtgattaataaaaatgttaaaataaatggCTGCGTTTTACAAATTGTGAATCCAATAGATCAAATACTGGTTTACGAATTAATTTCCCTGAATGACATAATAAATGTAGAAATAGTGGGAGGAATGGCAGGTTTTCTGATGAAATACTTTTAGAATTTTCTAGCTTGTTCCCCCTATCATTTCTAGCTTGTTCTTATGagccttaatttttttatccttgTGTGTGCCTTACTTCTAATTAGGGAGTGCAGTTACTTGACTTTATTGCTTTGAAGGTTGTCTGTGCATAATGATAACATTGTCAAATAACAGGGTTTATCAGCTACTGGGTGAGGCTGGCACATACTATGGTGTACGTTTTGGAAAACATATTCCCTGGGTTACTGAGTTCCCTTTTGGTGTCATCAGAGATCCTCAATACGTTGGCAGCATTACGAGTCTTCTTGCATGCCTCTCGTGGGTTCCTTTTCAATACATTCTCCTTTGGGTTTTAGGTTATGTGTTTATTATGCAAGTGGAATCAAAGGAAGATTCATCTACTCGTGCCAAGCCACTCCTCTGATTGAATTTCAGTAGGTTAGAAAGAATTTGAGGAACTCCAAATTCTTGAATGCTGCTGTTTCTTTCCACAGCTCTGGAATGAACGTTTCTGTTTGTATGTTCTGATTCCATCAAACTATTTCTAAGGAACTGCAAAACTTCTTTCTGGTTCTTATGATATTCAAACAAGCCATAGCGTTAAGTAACTTTAATGAATGCAACGTCCACCTATGATAGggggtttttcttttttgtgtgttgatcaaagaagaaaagcatttatctttttgtttttcgaTAGTTTTATTTCTGTGTCTTTCACTGTTTTCTCAACCCAAATTTTTACAGTGTTTTTACTTTCACTTTCAATTATGTTTTCTCATTCAGAACATGAACTGAACCATAACTATGTAGATATacatttgtctttattaattaaaaaaaacagttaaTATAATCCCTTAACCAGAAGTACAAACACTCccctttttctctttcactATACTAAAACTGGAGCCAAATTGAATGTTTGAACTGCGGTTTTTATGGCCTCAACATCAATATCTATTAACTTTCCTGTCTTGGATGATATTATGGTGCATTTCTTCTCTTCAGCCTGCGGAACAAACTTGTTTCCCATCTCTTCAGAGCAAAATAGTGCAATACTGCACAATAAGAGGAACAAAACAGGTCTATTATTTAAATGATCTGATTCTGTGTTGCATGATTCCCTTCAAGGCATATTAAGAAAGACATCATAATTTGTTTGAATGATAAAATTACCAAGGTTTGTCGCGTGCACTTGCAAGTTGAATGGCAGCTGTGTTTGTAGCTATCACTCCAGCTGAGTCATTAATAAGAGCAGCCAGCTGAAGAAAACAACCAAAGAGGGAAATACAATTAGTATGAGTGAAGATTCCAATACTCATTGCTTTGTCCCTTACTTGATTCTTGTTTCATGATTTATTCACATACTATTTCAGTGTTAcatgtgtaatttttttactgtctagatttttttttcatatgtttgGTGCTTGCAAAATAACCAGAAGATATTTGAGTACCTGTCCAGGGGTGGCGATGAAGACAATAGAAGCATCTTCATCGAAGTTTTCCTCCACATTTTCCCTTTCCTTTTCATGAGGAATGACAAAAAGTGGCGTAACATCCCTGTCACACTCAAAATATTGTCAGCAACATTCATACCATGCAATGATAGAAAGCAAGCAAAAAACTATACCAGAGAACTTATTGAACATCATTAAGAATGATACCACTCTACTGGCTGTCATCAAGTCTTATACATTAAGAAACAATAAGTAACACAAGTCCAAAAGAATGTTCCACGGTGTTAGATTGAGATCAGAAGAATGATACTTCGACATCCCACAAAGAATTTGCATCCATTTGACATTATAGTTCAGTGTCAttcactctctttttctttataaacataAAAGTTCACTTTTTTTAAGATCATTTTACACTTTCAATAGATTTTCAAATGGTAATTATTGGTGTGAAGCAATCTTTTTCCCTGAGTCCAGTTCAACACGAATTCCATTTGGTAGCATGACATACCTTATAACGTCAGCAATTTCAGCCCACACTTCAATGGGTAGCAAGCTATCAGGATCACCCCTAGACTGCATAGATGCCTGTGAATCTGATTTTATCCCGTGAATTACAACATACTTTCCTTTTTTCACACCTGCTTTTTCGTATTTTGCCTCCACAACCTCCTTCAGCTTCCTTGAGATTGACACCCTGAGGGGTGGCACTACTTGTTGTGGAAGGTCTCGAAATGGTTTTCCCAGCCAGTCAACCATCTGATGATACCTAGTTCAGCATACTCATTGAAAATGTTCTCAGTTGTATGACCCAAAAACTTCAATTCagttcaatattattttaaattttaagtttaaccaAGGGCACCAAAATCCACCCCAGTATAAGGTATTTGTATGGTACTATATAAACTTACTCACATATGATACCCTCCATCTGAGAGATTTAAACTATCTGGTACAAATGTTTCAGATAAAAGTAATCCGGCTCCTGCAGCATTCACATTTGGGTACACGTAGCTAACTCTATCTCTGGCGGTTGTCATAAACAAAAATGCTGCATGGCCGAGGCCTGCCAATTTGGTGCTTAGGACCATGTCATAGTACCTATTCTGTGAGCAGAATGCAGCAACTTATGttagtttttaaaacaaatcaacTTAAGAATACCATTGGAAGAAATGAATTTTTGCAGAAGTTTGTCTTATATAAGCAAGAACGACCAGGGTTGCTTAAccattaaaaatacaatttttgaAGTCAAAAAGAGTTCTTGAGTGAAAATAGTGAAGTTTTTAAATTGTATGACATAATCATTGAAGATATTcactaaaaaaatagtttagaacTGAAATTAAGTTTTTGCATTGAAGAGGCTCTTAGGAAGTAGCATGCAAATGCAGCCGAGTTGTTAGATTTGGTTGCTGTATATGTACACCAAGCCCCAGCAGCTGCAAATTTCGTTAGAATTCAATCAAAATAGCGTGTTCTTTAAGCTTCTTCACGTTAGGGAAGGCAATCTAAAATCTGAATCCTGTATTTGTCCATAAAATTATCACAATTTTGCGACATAAACCTGTAAATCACAGCTTCTGCTGTCTGATAGAGTGACGTGTAATTTTATTCACAAATAGTTTCATTTCACCCATAATCTAATCCTGAGATGATAATTAACTCGCtgcttctttttttctatatctGCATATGCATATAGAAAGGGGTCATGTCATCATTACTTTTTGGCAATATGGATCAACCATCATTAGGACCATGAAAAGTTGTTGATTCACACAAGATATTTAGATAATATAAATTGTGGCCAACCTTTAGAACTCCAATCATATCAGCATACTCAGCAGGCTCTGGAAAATCATCTTCAGGGTCATAGACATTTGCCCACCTAACATTCTTATTCATTTCATAGGTCTGCTTCCCCCTCTCGGTCGCCACCACATCAATCTGAACACCAGGATACCTGTTCTTTATCAGCTGAATTGCTGGAAAGAACAAGAGATTCTCATAAACCCCACCAGGTATCACACAACAGCATCTCCTCACATCCCCTCTCACTTTCAATGCAAGGGACGCTACCTCCACAGCATATCCAGAAGGGAACTTCAAAAATCCATAAGGGTTGTCAGGGTCATCTGGTGGCCTAGGATCCTCCTCCTGCAACCCGTTTGCAAACAAGGAACCACTCTCCATCTCAGGGTCATCCCCATCATCAAAAGGGTCTAACCAAGGATTCTTCTTCTTAGCATTGGCCTCAACATGGTACCCTCTTCTAGTGGAACAATGAAACGGATAGTCCAATGAACCCAACAGTGAGACATGACTGGAAGGAATGGAAGGTAGGTTCCTAAGAAGATTTGGGAAAGTTTTCGGACTTTGCAGGTTGTAATAAGTTGCAGCCATTGAGCTTTTCAAAATTGCTACACTTTTGCCATTGTCGTACTGAACTGATGCTATATTACAAGTTATTTCATAGATTAGAGTTTAGCTCTGGTTCGAATGTGTGGAAAAGCGTTGGATAAGTGGGTCCCATCTTTTGataccctttttctttttctttttctgtgtGTGCACCTTATTGTTATCCTCACCAATCTTCTTCTGCTGGCTGCTATCAAACGACGACACCAATGGTTGTCGTTTTAATGTTGAGAAAAATACATAAACAGCGGCAAAGGGTGCCAATCTCCCATTTCACCCTCAGCAGGCACAGTTGAATCAACAATTAAGAGTCCGACAAAAGTGTCCTACTGTCGCAAATTTCTCTTTCCTACGTGTCACTCCCTGAATGGTGACCCTTCAACTTTCCTCTCCCTCCGTCTCTTTCTCTCGCACAACACGCTCCTTTGGATTCGTTGCTTTCACCACCAACTTACCATCAGAAATTtccattcacaaaaaaaaaaaaaaaaatttctcccACCCATTAactttctctcactctcttacTTTTCTCCGCAACTTTCTCAGCACTCTACACTCCCATTTCAGCTTCCATGACCGAACCACACAAACATTGCAATCTAAAGCTTCTACCTTTTTCAGTAAGAGAGCGAGTAGTTATCAGCACGAAGCAGCTGAAGGAGTTCTCACTCCCTCTAGGGTTTGGTTTTGTATTGCATTGGAATTGAAATCCCACtactcaaatttcaaaatcccaAGACTTTACTCATCGAAAAACAAATAGCTTTTTTTATTCTGTTTGAGAaggtttaaaatttgaatttcgaATTCGGCATTGACCTGAGAGTGAGTTCGAGAAGAAGGGTTTTTGAGTGCAGGGTTTGCAATGTCGGGCCCACCCAGAGTCCGATCCATGAACGTCGCGGTCGCCGACCCCGACGCGCGTCCAGTGCTCGTCCCGGCAGGCAACAAAGTCCGCCCCGCAGTCGACGGACGCAAGCCGGTGAAGAAATTGACGCCGGAGACAGAGAAGAAGCCGGTGGCGCTTTCAAATGCGCCACCGCAATGCATCTCCGCTCCTCCACCGTTTATTTTGCGGCGGCAGGAGCGTCACCAGGCCGTGCTGAAAAACCTGTCTTCGATGAGCGCTTCGTACTCCTCCGATGCGTCATCGACGGATTCCTCCACTCACAGTAGCGGCGCGTCGTCAAGCGGGAAGGTGGCTCGTCGGGTTAGTGTGCAGTTGAGGAAGAAGCAGTGTGGTCCCAAGACGGAGAAGGTGAGTAGTGACAATGTGGGTGGTTCTGAATATGTCGATTTGAGTGATAGCTTGGAGGGCAAGAAACGGTGTGCTTGGGTTACACCAAATACAGGTATCTTTGTTCCTTATTTGTTTGATCTATATTGTTGGGTTTGACATTGCTGTATTGATTTTTAGTCGAGTGCGAATTTGGAAACTGAGATGGATTTGTGTTTATGTTCCGTGTCATGTTTGCTGTGTATTCCCTTTGTATGAGTGGGAAAAGTGAATAGAAATATGTTACAAAAGCTGCATTTGGTTGTAAACTTGTAATTGGCTGTTGGCTGCATTATACAAAGTGAGAAATTTTAGGATAGGAAAGTAAGCATGTTGATTTTAGGAATTTTCCTGTGTTTAAGCTTTAGTAAGCCACCTCGTCATTTACCAGTTCAGCTAGTTAACTAGTCATTTGACTCAGAAATATTGTAGAATTTTGTCCTTTCTGTGTATGACTGCTTACATGTGTCAATGTCAAGATACATTCCTAATTTTGATAGGTCATATTTCTAGTTGATATGAGATTCTAATACAACCTCCCATGCCGAGGACTAAAACATCAGATTGAGATTAGATATCCGTGGGTGATCCAATAGTGGGTGGCGTGATAGGctcaaaaaaccaaaaaaccTTGATAAGATAGACTGTAATACGAGTTTAGAAAGTAGATTTTAGGTCTAACTCAACTtcataaaaatgtatattaaggtgaggtt harbors:
- the LOC108320589 gene encoding phosphatidyl-N-methylethanolamine N-methyltransferase, whose protein sequence is MGIAAAIGVLSPFPFYYCLWNWPQSWVELCGRGRDPSNVMAHVAHFLKLVQFISLFSVSSFHWPPPLYFWPLFAFGQFLNFRVYQLLGEAGTYYGVRFGKHIPWVTEFPFGVIRDPQYVGSITSLLACLSWVPFQYILLWVLGYVFIMQVESKEDSSTRAKPLL
- the LOC108320586 gene encoding photosynthetic NDH subunit of subcomplex B 1, chloroplastic; its protein translation is MAATYYNLQSPKTFPNLLRNLPSIPSSHVSLLGSLDYPFHCSTRRGYHVEANAKKKNPWLDPFDDGDDPEMESGSLFANGLQEEDPRPPDDPDNPYGFLKFPSGYAVEVASLALKVRGDVRRCCCVIPGGVYENLLFFPAIQLIKNRYPGVQIDVVATERGKQTYEMNKNVRWANVYDPEDDFPEPAEYADMIGVLKNRYYDMVLSTKLAGLGHAAFLFMTTARDRVSYVYPNVNAAGAGLLLSETFVPDSLNLSDGGYHMYHQMVDWLGKPFRDLPQQVVPPLRVSISRKLKEVVEAKYEKAGVKKGKYVVIHGIKSDSQASMQSRGDPDSLLPIEVWAEIADVIRDVTPLFVIPHEKERENVEENFDEDASIVFIATPGQLAALINDSAGVIATNTAAIQLASARDKPCIALFCSEEMGNKFVPQAEEKKCTIISSKTGKLIDIDVEAIKTAVQTFNLAPVLV